Proteins found in one Sphaeramia orbicularis chromosome 8, fSphaOr1.1, whole genome shotgun sequence genomic segment:
- the pde6hb gene encoding retinal cone rhodopsin-sensitive cGMP 3',5'-cyclic phosphodiesterase subunit gamma, whose product MNASPPAGSALAPGGATGPTTPKKGPPKFKQRQTRTFKSKAPKPGQKGFGDDIPGMEGLGTDITVVCPWEAFGDMELSDLAKYGII is encoded by the exons ATGAACGCCAGCCCCCCTGCAGGAAGCGCCCTGGCCCCTGGTGGAGCCACCGGCCCCACCACACCCAAGAAGGGACCACCCAAGTTCAAGCAGAGGCAGACCCGTACATTCAAGAGCAAGGCCCCCAAGCCCGGCCAGAAGGG CTTTGGCGATGATATCCCCGGCATGGAGGGTCTTGGCACTGACATCACAGTGGTGTGCCCATGGGAGGCCTTCGGTGACATGGAGCTCAGCGACCTGGCCAAATACGGCATCATCTAA